The genomic DNA ACAATCCCTCCTTCCGGGAAGAGTTTTTGTACAAGATAACGTACAAAATCTGTGCACGTGCACACTTCCACATGATCAAAATTCATTAAATTTGTTTTCGTACGTTTGGATTTTTTAGATTTCAGCATCTACATGCTCTCAAACATGCTTTTGGTTTACCAATTTGTTTAAAGAGCCGTTATTTCTTCTTACTTTCTATATATTCTCTTAGGCTTTCAACCCCTCTTTCTTTCAACCAGTATGGCATGAAAATACCTACATTACCTCTGCCGGTTACAAAGCCATCTTTTACATCGATCCATATATCTTTTAGGAATTTTCGAAATTCTTTTTCATCAAATGTTTTTTCGAAATTAGGGTGCCCGTATGCGAGAGCGTCTCCTTCTTGATAATGAAATTTGTTATCGGCCTCTTCATACCAGAATTCTTCGTAAGTCTCCTTATCGCTACTACCTATTTTCTCACTATCCCCCCTGGCTTTTAATACTTCGATAATCAGTTCTGCTGCGGCATCTTTTAGCTTCTTAGTCGTCCCGTACGTCTCAACCATTTTCACCGTTTCCGGATGATCTCTTTTGAGAACTTCTAAAATTGATCCCCCGTCTTTTAGAGGGTTGTCAGATTTTTTCGAGTTTTTATTTAGGAAATCAGCTATTTCTTTTGTTCGTTCGTCTCTTTCGAGGATTATCTTGGTTAAGTGCTCTTCTATTTGTCTTCTAGTTGGGTGATGTTCTTCTGCAGCCCAGCTTTTGTCCGCATTATGTTCAAATTCCAGATAGTACGATACTTTCTCCGTTCCATACTTGTCATCCCTTGATACAATTATATATATATATAAGTCCCCACCAAGGATTAATTTTTTTTCTTGTTTGAGGAGTATTTGGAATATGGCGTCGAATAGCTTCATATGGTTTTATTTATTGTGTGGATTTATTGTATAGATTTTTTAGCAAAATAAAAGAGCCCCGTGAGGGGCTCTTTATCAAGTATTATTCAATAATCTTAGTAATAACTCCAGCTCCAACTGTTCGTCCTCCTTCACGGATAGCGAAACGAGTGTGGTCATCTAGAGCGATAGGAGATCCAAGAGTGATAACCATTTTTACAGTATCACCTGGCATAACCATTTCTACTCCTGCCGGAAGCTCGATCTCTCCGGTTACGTCAGTTGTACGGATGTAGAACTGAGGTTTGTAACCTTTGAAGAATGGAGTGTGTCGTCCACCTTCTTCCTTTGAAAGAACGTAGATTTCAGATTCGAATTTAGTATGTGGAGTAATAGATCCCGGTTTACAAAGTACTTGTCCTCTTTCTACGTCTTCTCTTTCGATACCACGTAGTAGGATACCTGCATTGTCTCCAGCTTCACCACGATTAAGTGTCTTGTGGAACATTTCTACTCCGGTAACGACAACTTTTTTAGTATCTCTAATACCTACGATTGCGATCTCATCACCAGTGTTAACAACACCTTGATCGATACGTCCGGTTACTACAGTACCACGACCTTTGATCGAGAATACATCTTCAACCGGCATAAGGAATGGCTTATCAAGATCACGTTGTGGAGTTGGAATGAAGTCATCAAGAGCTTGAAGAAGCTCTTTGATAGGCTCAGCCCATGCACCACCTTCTTCAATAGCTTTAAGTGCAGATCCCTTGATAATAGGAGTAGTGTCTCCAGGGAATTCGTACTTAGTAAGAAGATCACGTACTTCCATTTCTGAAAGTTCAGCAATCTCAGGATCAGCAAGATCCATCTTGTTAAGGAATACCACGATATGTGGCACGTTAACCTGACGAGCAAGAAGGATGTGCTCACGAGTTTGTGGCATAGGCCCATCTGCTGCAGATACTACCAGGATTGCTCCGTCCATCTGAGCGGCACCAGTAATCATGTTCTTCACGTAATCAGCATGCCCTGGACAGTCAACGTGAGCATAGTGACGTTTCTCGGATTCGTACTCAACATGTGATGTTGAGATTGTAATACCACGTGCCTTTTCTTCAGGCGCGTTGTCGATTGCAGCATAGTCTTTCTTTTCACCACCTGGTGAGAAAAGCATAGATAGGGCTGCAGTTAGGGTAGTTTTACCATGATCCACGTGACCGATGGTTCCCACATTTACATGTGGCTTACTTCTGTCAAAATCTGCCATTTTTAACTTATGTTAGAGGTTATTAATTTTATATATAATGTTTCTTGCATACTCACGCTCGCCGATTTTAAGAGATATTGCCCCTGAAATCAAGAGATTTTGCTTTATTTTGAGCGTTTAGCGATTATTTCTTCGGCAACGTTACGTGGTACCTGCGCATAATG from Candidatus Peregrinibacteria bacterium includes the following:
- the tuf gene encoding elongation factor Tu, whose product is MADFDRSKPHVNVGTIGHVDHGKTTLTAALSMLFSPGGEKKDYAAIDNAPEEKARGITISTSHVEYESEKRHYAHVDCPGHADYVKNMITGAAQMDGAILVVSAADGPMPQTREHILLARQVNVPHIVVFLNKMDLADPEIAELSEMEVRDLLTKYEFPGDTTPIIKGSALKAIEEGGAWAEPIKELLQALDDFIPTPQRDLDKPFLMPVEDVFSIKGRGTVVTGRIDQGVVNTGDEIAIVGIRDTKKVVVTGVEMFHKTLNRGEAGDNAGILLRGIEREDVERGQVLCKPGSITPHTKFESEIYVLSKEEGGRHTPFFKGYKPQFYIRTTDVTGEIELPAGVEMVMPGDTVKMVITLGSPIALDDHTRFAIREGGRTVGAGVITKIIE